In Geobacter anodireducens, a genomic segment contains:
- a CDS encoding histidine kinase encodes MTLPFFTIRIKLIFIIGFFLVPMAVLSIYNHYEILEREIDDLKGRNFSAATHVAVEVDRLITETTGVLRVLSRHPVVAAHEPAAMDRLFAELLPSYPMRLNILAADMAGNNVGSAVFSPTVHALSYNDKEWYRRAREGAYIVGDLHTSKLFKRPTVMIAGPVFDDRSRQVGVVGIPIDLNAISTYLGTSTRRLADNSDILVLDRRGGILIDTRSPERIGRNIAETALKCPEEALTSGFTTVCRGSDGIERIISVANVGSHGWHALVSMPLSEARSFALLVSRKALSAALIAGIIAMFPAVRLVRSILGSLRELVAAMGEVERGNLTYKLHFSARDELETIASSFNAMARRLRASEETLTALNADLEERVHQRTADLEVMNRELESFSYSVSHDLRAPLRHLAGFSEALLEDYADRLDGNGRHCLERINGASRRLSQMIDAMLELSRLSRGQVQRERIDLGAMARDILDELRGAEPQRRVTVKIHDAMKAEGDARLVRVVMENLVGNAWKYSRTRRDEALIEVGTRREEEGPVHYVRDNGVGFDMTYADRLFAPFQRLHREEEFEGTGVGLATVQRIVHRHGGRVWAEATPGEGATFFFTLGT; translated from the coding sequence ATGACCCTTCCCTTCTTCACCATCAGGATCAAGCTCATCTTCATCATTGGGTTCTTCCTGGTGCCGATGGCCGTCCTCTCCATCTACAACCACTACGAAATCCTCGAGCGGGAAATCGATGACCTGAAAGGCCGCAACTTCTCGGCTGCCACGCACGTGGCCGTGGAAGTGGACCGGCTGATCACCGAAACCACCGGCGTCCTGCGGGTCCTTTCACGCCACCCCGTGGTCGCCGCCCACGAGCCGGCGGCCATGGACCGGCTCTTCGCTGAACTGCTCCCCTCCTATCCCATGAGGCTCAACATCCTGGCCGCAGACATGGCCGGCAACAACGTGGGCTCGGCTGTCTTCTCCCCCACCGTGCACGCCCTGAGCTACAACGACAAGGAATGGTACCGGCGGGCGCGCGAGGGAGCGTACATCGTCGGCGACCTCCACACGTCCAAGCTCTTCAAGCGGCCGACAGTGATGATAGCCGGTCCCGTCTTTGACGATCGCTCCCGCCAGGTGGGGGTCGTGGGCATCCCCATCGACCTGAACGCCATTTCGACCTACCTGGGCACTTCGACCCGCCGCCTTGCCGACAACAGCGACATCCTGGTGCTGGACCGCAGGGGGGGCATCCTGATAGACACCCGCTCACCGGAGCGGATCGGACGCAACATCGCCGAAACCGCCCTCAAGTGCCCCGAGGAGGCGCTCACCTCCGGCTTCACCACGGTCTGCCGGGGCAGCGACGGAATCGAGCGGATCATCAGCGTGGCCAACGTGGGAAGCCACGGCTGGCACGCCCTGGTTTCCATGCCTCTTTCCGAGGCCCGCAGCTTCGCGCTCCTGGTGAGCCGCAAGGCCCTGTCCGCAGCCCTGATCGCGGGAATCATCGCCATGTTTCCGGCCGTCAGGCTCGTCAGGTCCATCCTCGGCAGCCTGCGGGAGCTGGTCGCCGCCATGGGCGAGGTCGAACGGGGCAACCTGACCTACAAACTCCATTTTTCAGCCCGGGACGAACTGGAAACCATCGCCTCATCGTTCAACGCCATGGCCCGGCGGCTGAGGGCCAGCGAAGAGACCCTCACGGCCCTCAACGCCGACCTGGAAGAGCGGGTTCACCAGCGCACCGCCGACCTGGAGGTCATGAACCGGGAACTGGAATCGTTCAGCTATTCGGTTTCCCATGACCTGCGGGCCCCCCTGCGCCATCTGGCGGGATTCAGCGAAGCCCTGCTCGAAGACTACGCGGACCGGCTCGACGGGAACGGCCGGCACTGCCTGGAGCGGATCAACGGGGCCAGCCGGCGCCTCTCGCAGATGATCGACGCCATGCTGGAACTCTCGCGCCTCAGCAGGGGCCAGGTACAGCGGGAGCGGATCGACCTGGGCGCCATGGCCCGCGACATCCTGGACGAGTTGCGCGGTGCCGAGCCGCAGCGGCGGGTGACGGTGAAGATTCACGACGCGATGAAGGCTGAGGGGGATGCGCGGCTGGTGCGGGTGGTGATGGAGAATCTGGTGGGCAACGCCTGGAAGTACAGCCGCACGCGGCGGGATGAGGCCCTGATCGAGGTCGGCACCCGGCGGGAGGAGGAAGGGCCCGTCCACTACGTGCGCGACAATGGCGTCGGGTTCGACATGACTTACGCGGACCGGCTTTTCGCCCCCTTCCAGCGGTTGCACCGGGAAGAGGAATTCGAGGGGACCGGCGTGGGGCTCGCCACGGTCCAGCGGATCGTCCACCGGCACGGCGGGAGGGTGTGGGCCGAGGCAACCCCCGGCGAAGGGGCAACCTTCTTCTTTACCTTGGGGACCTGA
- a CDS encoding histidine kinase, translating into MSGPSHTGEEDLRCRVQELEHRVAELTEALDASNRELQTFSYSVSHDLRAPLTIIDGFARALMEDCAEQLDSQGQDYLRRIRIASQRMGNLINGLLNLSRIAREPLCPDTANLSEMVRTIEMELRYLYPERNVLFTIEDGVTAQGDRRMLRAVMDNLLRNAWKFSVARDPAHITFGACAQEGKTVYFVKDDGAGFDMAFADRLFIPFQRMHQGKEFEGTGIGLATAHQIIRRHGGRIWAEAAPGAGATFYFTLN; encoded by the coding sequence ATGAGCGGTCCGAGCCACACCGGCGAAGAGGACCTGCGCTGCCGCGTGCAGGAACTGGAGCACCGGGTTGCCGAGCTCACCGAGGCCCTTGACGCGTCAAACCGCGAACTGCAGACCTTCAGCTACTCGGTCTCCCACGATCTGCGCGCCCCCCTGACCATCATCGACGGCTTTGCCCGGGCACTCATGGAGGACTGCGCCGAACAACTCGATTCCCAAGGGCAGGACTATCTCAGGCGGATCCGGATCGCCAGCCAGCGGATGGGCAACCTCATCAACGGGCTGCTGAACCTTTCCCGCATCGCCCGCGAACCGCTCTGCCCCGATACCGCCAACCTGAGCGAGATGGTGCGGACCATCGAGATGGAACTCAGGTACCTGTACCCCGAGCGCAACGTTCTGTTCACCATCGAGGACGGGGTTACGGCGCAGGGAGACCGCCGGATGCTCCGGGCGGTGATGGACAACCTGCTGCGCAATGCCTGGAAATTCTCGGTCGCCCGCGATCCCGCCCACATCACCTTCGGTGCCTGCGCCCAGGAGGGGAAAACGGTATATTTCGTGAAAGACGATGGTGCCGGCTTCGACATGGCCTTTGCCGACCGCCTGTTCATCCCCTTCCAGCGGATGCACCAGGGCAAAGAATTCGAAGGGACGGGCATCGGCCTTGCCACGGCCCACCAGATCATCCGGCGCCACGGCGGCAGAATATGGGCCGAGGCGGCACCCGGCGCGGGAGCGACGTTTTACTTCACACTGAATTAG
- a CDS encoding protein phosphatase, whose product MKLLVVRHAEAVERAPAIAEEDRWLTPRGRASFAASVRVIARRRTSPDLIVTSPLVRAVQTAELLAAGLDYGGELAVSRELAPGFDREGLARLLADRPGARHVAIVGHEPDVGRVVADLLGQPEAVPLRKGMVVALELDPATGTARLRWVVHKGEKTRTLP is encoded by the coding sequence ATGAAACTGCTCGTGGTGCGCCATGCCGAGGCCGTGGAACGCGCTCCGGCGATCGCCGAGGAGGACCGCTGGCTCACGCCGCGGGGCCGGGCTTCCTTTGCCGCCAGCGTCCGGGTCATTGCCCGGCGGCGCACGTCTCCCGACCTGATCGTCACCAGTCCCCTGGTCCGTGCCGTGCAGACGGCGGAACTACTCGCCGCCGGCCTGGACTACGGCGGGGAACTGGCGGTTTCCCGGGAGCTCGCCCCCGGTTTCGACCGGGAGGGGCTTGCCCGGCTGCTGGCCGACCGGCCCGGAGCCCGCCATGTGGCCATCGTGGGGCACGAGCCCGACGTGGGCCGGGTGGTGGCCGATTTGCTGGGACAGCCCGAGGCGGTGCCGCTGCGCAAGGGTATGGTCGTGGCCCTGGAACTGGATCCGGCCACGGGGACTGCGCGATTGCGCTGGGTAGTCCACAAGGGAGAGAAGACGCGCACGCTGCCCTGA